CATTCTCTCCAGGAATCAGTGCTGCGGTGATGTCAAACTCAGCAGCCATTCGGCTCCCCTTGGAGAAGCCCACCTGAACACCGTTTATCCAAACATGGAAGGCACTGTCCACCCCATCAAAGCGTAACAAAGTCCGACGCCCATCCCATGCTGCAGGAAGGGTCCATGTTCGCCGATAACAACCAGTCGGATTGTCTTCAGGCACATAGGGTGGGTCCAGCGGGAAGGGATACTTCGTATTTGTATAACGTGGAACATCATAGCCCTGACACTGCCAGTGTGAAGGAACTGGCAAAGTCGCCCATTTCGTATCGTCAAAACGACTCGACTGAAACTTAGCTGGAACATGACTCGGACAATCCGCTAAGTGAAACTTCCACGCACCATCGAGTGAACAACGCCACGGTGACGCCTCGCACTTAAAAGCCAGAGCGGACGCTAGATCGCTATAGGCGAACCATTCTGCGCGTGCGGGCAGCCTCGATTGATGTGTCAGAGCCGGATTTTCCAATTCTGACTGACGATGTAAAATGGACTTCATAGGAGCAGAAGGCGAACTAGTTCACACAGTTATGCAGCAATTCAGTGATATAGTCGGCGGGATCCATACCTGAAGCTTTCGCTGCAAGTTTCAGGCGCTCGTAGGTGTTGACCGATAAGGAAGGTGGAAATTGAACCCCTGGAATATCTAGCCAGGACTCCTTCGCTGCCGCGATGGCTTCATCACTCATATCGAGCGCGCGCAACACCTCCGCCGCCAACATTTGGTTGATCAATATTCTAGCCGCGAGACTGCCATCGAGCGGGACCACAGTATCCGAAGAGTGAAGCAACTCGACGAAATCAATCAACGCTACCTGATACGTTTGAGCCAATTCCCGGATGGCATTATTGTGTGCGAGCGTATTCTCATTACGACGCTCGGAGGGCTTGCTATTCTTCGCATAGCTAGTCACCAGCACCATAGAAATTTGAGCGGTCTGTAGCTTTTCAATGACAGCACTCAGATTCTGCTTAAACGACTCCTCCACCTGCTCTCCTTTAAATACATTATAGTCACGCGTGCCTGGAATAATGAGAACAGCCGCGGGCTTTTTTGCAATGACCTCCGAGTCAAGCGCAGCTAACATTTGAGAGGTCTTCCAATTTTCGAGACAGATGGAAACCGCCCCGCTCACTCCAGTCTTTCCGAGTTCCTCAACCACCAGCCGGATGTAGCCGGAAGGGCCCCATCCCCAGGTTTCAAAACTCTGGCCCGACAGGATTGCCATTTTCTCACCAGGTTGAAGTTCTTTCGCCAGCAAACCATTCAGAGCTGCTAGAAACAGCGTAGTCAGCGTAAGTTTTTTAATAATATTCATACGAGTGTTCTTATGATTATAGTGATGATTCCGACGGTATAAACAGATCGACGGGGTCGATCCACTCGGCATCTGGATCGGCCGCAATCCTTGCGTAGATACGCTCCAGCTTGTCCCAGGTATCGGGGTCGTCGCCCATTTCACAAGAATGTCCCCAAAAATAGAATACACCACCCTCACGTTTTGCAGCTTCATAGCGTTGCCAAAATTGCGAACTGTCCCATTTACAGCTCGTGGCCAGCTCCATCGGTGTATCCAGTGGCAACGCGCCCTCGACGGATCGCGTCGTTCGGGCGTATAAATAGCCGGCATCACGAACGGCTTCCAAGACAGTTTGATTATAGTTTCCACCAGGATAGACATAACCGACATGCTCTTGTCCAAAGTCTTCTCGAATCCAACGCATGGTCTCCGTCAGCGCTCGCTGGCGACTCTCCACAGATCTGGGACTGTCGTCATTGGCAAAATTACAGTGAGCGGCCAGTGTGAACCCTTGATAGATCGCCTTCATCTCATCCGTACGTAAATATTCAAACTCAAATCCGCCCTCCGTGTCCCGTGGCACAAACGAAAAAGAGGCACCTTTGGCGGGGTTGATTTTCTTTACGATTCCGTAGCCCCGCTCCGTTCTCGGGATAATATTAAAGGTCGCTTTGGCATTATACTTCTCAAGTAACTCGATCAACTTAATATCGTTGGTTGAGCTATCATCCCAATCTTGCATTACTTTGAGTTTAACGGTTTTTGAAGGCTCATCCGAGGGCATAGGCAGATCGCCAGTCGCCGCGAGATCAGTCAAAACCTTTGAGACTTGCGCCTCCACACTCAGTCCATTCTCCTCCGCAAGCAGCTTCATTTTGGCATAGTCCCGCAGAGATATTTTAGGCTGAGCCACTGCAAACGGATAATCATTCCACTTCGCACGCAGTTCGGCAAGGTCCGACTCCGCTACGCCTAATGCACGAAGAATTTCCGCCGCCATGATCTGATTCCCCAGCCCATTCAAATGGGTCCCGTCGTATGTGAGCTTGAGCCCCTGAATGCCCTCAAACTGTCGTTTTCTGAGTTCCCGAGCCATTACAGTGTTCATATCGACGACGATCAAACCACGCTCCTGACCGAGCTGCTTAAACGCCTCTGCAAAGGTCTTACGTTTAGCGGTTTCCGGAGAATCCAAATTCTCCCCCGACCCAATGGTAGTGGTAATTAAGATCACCTTAATCCCAGCCGCAGTGCTGCGATCGACGATCTCTGCAATATTGGCGCTAAACTCTGCAAGATCCATTCGCGGTGAATCATTAATCCCACTATTAAGCGTCATCCAAGTCGGATGTTTCGAAATCACATCACGATCCAACCTTTGTAGCATATCTCGGGTGGTGTGACCACCGACACCAGCCGGAATCGCTGTAGCTTGCACTCCTGCATGCTCCAGACCTTCGATGACCAAGTGAAGATAACCATTAGGCTGATGAGCATAGCCCAATTGAGTGAGCGAATCGCCGAGAAACGCAATCGAATCACCGTCTTTAATCACGACATTGCCCCGCGCCAGACAAGTCGCCAGCGTCCACATCGAGCATAAAATTATGTATATTTTTATTTTCATTTTTAGAGTCAAACTAGGAAGATTAGACCTTCGATTCGATGATACCGATTCCAGCAACAATAACATTGTCAGCATCATCAACTGCATGTTTTGCAACGAAGCGTAAATAACGGCCTAGCACCGATTGAGAGAGTTCTACAATATGCATGCCCAAGTTCTCACGCAAATCATCCCATATTCCCTCAGCGGCAAGTGTCCAGCCATGCCCATCTACACTCAGATAAAATGCATACTGATCGGGCGTACCGCTGTAGCTCCCGTCATTGCGAGGCAAGAAAGTAAATGCGGCGACTTCCCGCTCGGCCCCCATATCAAGCACCACTTCATGTGGCGGGGCACTGAGTTTTTTATCCGTGTGATAGGTATGCCAGTAGGTCTTTGAATTATCGTCCAACAAATGCACCACATCAGCAGCGCCACCATTTGGGAAAGGACTATTTAAGCTGGTTCGAACCACGCGCCAGGCTTGACGATCGACACCAAAAATCGCAGTCACCGTGGGACTTTGGCTTAAGTGGTTAATGCAGGCCTTGGCCTTTACCGTGCCGCCACCGGGCAGGGCAAACGGAGCGTCATAGATCGGTGATTCGGCATTCGGCTCACTGCCGTCGAGGGTATAGCGAAGCGATAGTGCGGGATTGGTACAAGACATCTCCACCAATCCACTCGCGCCACGTTGGATGCAAATTTGGCAGCGTTGCGTCATATCCAGTGGGCCACTTAACAAGGACGCCTCCACTTCCCATGCACTGAACTCTGTGATCTGTGGCGATGCCACACGATCGAGAATATTCAACCGAAGCTCTGTGGCATGGATAGGCTCAAAACGCTCGATACGATGGTGACCGATGACAGTTCCAGCCCAAATTTTCGTCCAAATACCAGACATCAATGCTTCGACTTCAAAGCGACGCACACATTCCCCCTGAGCTATATCCTCACTAAGGAGCAGCACTGTGGGCGCACGACCATCCGGCAGCGAGAGTGATAACGAATACTCCGTGCCCGCAGTCTTCGCAACAGGCTCAGTAAAGATCTGTCGCATGCGCGTTCCAAACTGCTCAAATTGTAGACGCTCCGCATCAGGCACCAATCCCCGGTCATCCACAACCATACCAATCAGGAGGTTGGTATTGCGGCCAATACTGCTAAAATATCGTTCTACAAGGTGATCAACGGAATACAGATATCGCTCCTCGCCATCTCGCCAGAACCAACCGCCCTGAAACGCCTGCAACTGACCACGATTCGGTAAATCCGCCTCACCACACACCCAACGTGCACCATCTGGCGAGCCACCACGATCATCGACTTCAACCGTGCCATCATCTGAGGTGAAGTCATGAGTGGTATTCCAAAAAGGATCGGGCGCCTCGCCTCGTTCGTTGCCTGTAAAACGTGTCAACGAATACCAATCATGCGGACCTTGGTAAACCACTGCATGAGGCTGCAATTGCTCAAGCAGTGGCACGATGTCAGGCCCCCCTTCTTCCGGCGGTAAGACCCCGCCATCAAACCAAATATAGAAAATCTCACCATAGTTACCCCAGAGCTCGGAGAGCTGTAACTCGATCACTCGATTATAATTGGCCTGCTCTTCGGGATCACCTGTTCGAACCCGACCTGGATTATCCACATTCATATACGCATTCGTGGCCGCACTGCAATAAAGCCCAGGTTTTAAGCCGAATTTATGACACGATTGAATAAAATCACCAACAATATCGCCCTGTCCATCTTTCCAGGGGCTCGATTGGACACTATAATCATGCGCCTGAGTGGGCCAAAGTGAGAAACCACTGCAATGCTTGGCAACCAGCACAGCGTACTCTGCCCCCGCAGCCTTGGCCGTAGCAATCCACTGATCCGTATCGAGTTCACTCGGATTAAAGACAGCAGGATCGGGCGTATAGCCCCATTGCTCACGAAAGGCATAATCAGGTTCGAAAACCTGAACATCCAGATGAATGATGACGCCAATACCACGATCCATCCACTCAAGCTGAGCAGCGGTGGGAACGACAAGTTGAAGCGTATTTTCAGACATAAGCATCGCAGCGAGCGAGTTTAATTTAGAACATTTGCCAAAACCCAGTCTGAGAAAGCGACGGGGTCTTCAGGACCGTGCGGATGATGCCGACACCCAGGTTTACGATAGAGTTGAACTTGAGCGCCTAAGGCTTCGGCGCGCTCGGCGATCACTTGAGTGTTTTCCTGATACGGCACCACTTCATCAGCATCTCCATAGGAGTGCACTAGAGGTATTCCAGCGGCAATGATCGGCGCGAGCTGATCCACAGGATTGCTCGGCCAGGCAAGTGCCTCTTCTTCCGACTCGAAACCATAACACTTCAATAAAGCCTCCCAATCGCCCTTGCTGCCTGGACCCATACCTTGCCCCCCGGGCCAACTCTTAAAATCACACACCGGATTATCTGCGTAGATCATACCGACCGATTCAGGATTCTGAGCGGCCCAATTATAAACATATAATCCCCCACGACTTAAGCCTTCGAGAATTGGCTTTTTGTGAAAGCCGTATTTTTCAGTCATCTCCTGATAGAAAACATCAAAGCGCGCCATAGCCGATGGACACCCAAAGGTATTGCCCACATTCATATAGGCGATCCACCAGCCTCGTTGCAGCATCTCTAAATTAAAGGCTGGAAACGCACCAAAAAATTCCGCTCGCCAAACCCAGCGTCGGCCGGGAATTGCAGCATGAGGCTCAATTACGGTAATCGAATTTTCACCAATTTGAAAATCATGACGACGATAGCCATGATACATATTATCAGGAAAGGCCGGACAGGCCATGGTTGCATTTGAGTTATTAGTCATAAAAAACAATATCACGCCTCGACCACCCCGAGCCCTGCGACGATTACATAATTCCCTTCATCAATTACATGCAGCGCAACAAAGCGCAGATAACGAGCTACGACCGGCTGCATCAACGGGACCAGCTGCATCTCCGGATTGGCCTTTATATTGCCAAACTCACCTTCGGCGGCGAGTGTCCACGATTCACCATCGAGACTCAGGTGAAACTCATATTTATCTGGAATGGCGCACGGTATCCCCGTGGTTAGATGCGGCTGAAAAGTAAAGGCTTTGACCGGCACCGCTTGCCCCATATCAAGGGTCACATCATGTGGTGGTGCGCTCTTTTTTTTGTCAGCATGATAAGTATGCCAGTAGGTCTCGGGATCGTCATCCAGCAATTTCTCCACGCCGGCGATGCCGTCGTTAGTAAAAGGGCTATCTAAACTCACGTCTACAACAGACCATCCACGACGATCCATGCCAAAGGTGGAGGAAACACTCGCGATCTGCGCGCCTTCGACATTCTCAATGTAGCCAAACGCCTTAATCGTGCCACTTTGAGTAAACGGAAAAGGCCCGGTATAGAGCAAAGAACTCCGATTAGGCTCAGAGCCATCGAGGGTATAGCGCACAGTCAACCCGGAATTGCTGGAACGTATCGTCACCCTCCCCTCGCGGTTGCGAACGATGGACAGTTGCCCCCGTAGAATCAGACCAATGGGAGCCCGATACAGAGCAACCGCACGAATTGCGGGGCAAGCGGCGCAGTCGGTAAAACGGATGCGGAACTTCTGAGCCTGCGCATTCTTAAGAATCAGCAAACGCCGATTCCCGATGCTCGTCGCCGTGCCGACTTCTTGCCACTGCCCCTCCGTCCATATATCTACGGAGAATGCATCCACACGCTGGCCAAGCGGTAAGAACTCACCAATGGAAAGTAGATTAAAAGTAATCGGAGTATCCAATTCGAATACCAGCTCAGGATGGGGCAGATCATCATCACAAGCCCAATAAGTACCAGCCTCACCATCGAGCACACAACTCGCAGCATACTGTGAATCCCCTGCTCGAACATTGTTCGCTGACACTCCTGTGACATTTGATTGTAACAGATCGACTCCAAACGTTTGGTCCATCAGCGCCTTCCAACCTTGCAGCGCAACAATGTCATCGTCATGCAAAAGACCACGGGTATCGGGAGCCAAACCAATATTCATCGCACCGCCACGCCCAACTGACGTGCAATAAATATCAAACAGCTTCTCAGGCTGACGAATCCAGTCGTTGGCGTGAAAGAACCACCCCTTACGTAAGGGGAAGTCACACTCAGCTGGCATCCACTCGCCATGGCGATCCCCCAACGTGGAAGGAGACTCACTCTGCTGCGCCGAAGGATGGCCGATAAATGTCTGTGTCGCCCAGCACGTCTCCCCTGCAACACCACTTTCGTTGCCGACATAACGGATATCCTCAAGGCCAAACATACAAGCCTCAGGCTGATGCTTTCGCACTAAAGCCTTGATCTGATCCCATTGATAGTAGCTTTCAGAATCAATCGAGCGCCGTTCATTTGTCCCGCCATAGTACCCATCGCCGCCATTAGCGCCATCGAACCACACCTCATACAATGGACCATACTGCGTGAGTAACTCAGTGAGTTGTTGATGATATACTGCCACGTATTCGGGACGACCATACTGCGCATGATTACGGTCCCAAGGAGAGAGGTAGACGCCAAACTTAAGTCCATACTCACGACACGCCGCCGACACTTCGGCGACCACATCCCCCTGCCCCTCTTTCCATGGACTATTCCGCACACAATATTCGGTAGTCTTCGTCGGCCATAGACAGAACCCGTCGTGATGCTTACACACTAGAATCATGCCCTGGATACCGGCGTCTTTCGCCACTCGCACCCATTGCCCCGCATCCAACGCACTGGGATTAAACAGCGAAGCGGGATCTTCACCATAGCCCCACTCCTTGTCCGCGAAAGTACTCAAGCTAAAGTGCACAATAGACATCAGTTCCGTACTCTGCCATTGCAACTGACGTGGTGAAGGGATCGCCCCATACGGATGCGGTTTGGTAGACGATAGGCTCATCGGGTAACGCTCTATTGAAAGTTTATATTCAGTTCTGCCTTTGCACTTATTCGCTAAGTATCATCAATGGCCAAAGTTCGGGATGATAATCACATGCAGCCCCCGCTTGAGTCGCCAATGACAGCCCTTTGGGACAATACCCCAACATCGGTTCATCATTATCGTGAAGATACAGAGCAAATCCACTGGTGAAGCCCTTTCGCAACATCAGAGGCTCAAGATAGCGCTGGCCAAATGTGATCGTATAAGTATAGCCCGTCTCCGTGCGCTGGAAGTCAGATACAACTTTCTCTGCCACTTCAGCTTTGGTTGGCATATGAATGCCATCTGCCAACTGATGATAGACCTCACGAAAACGATTCACCTGCCCAGGCCCGGACTCCCCGGTTTTGGAAATTGAAAAGTCATAGCGATAGTCGTCATCATCAAATGTCTTTTCCAAGTTAGTACGTCCGTCAGCCCCGGTATCAAAATAGACCTCCAAAGCGCCATCGTGTACCCATAGACTATTCTCAGCCTTAGGCCGTTCCCATAATTCCGGCGAAACAAGGAAACGATCATCTTCCACCTCTACTCGCAGATAAAGGTTTTCCTCATCCCAGGCGACGCGGAAGCGGGCGCTTTGATCACCTGCGGGTAATTCTCCTTTGTAATTCTTAGAGACGACTCGATTATTCATCTCAATTGCAGGTACCGTTCGACCAGTCCGGCATACCATGCGTTTTCGGAACATAGAAATATTCCATATCCCAGTCTCCGCGCACGCCTTTACCCTTCGCCGGTTGCACAGTATAAGAATCTCTCCAACTATACATTTTTCCAAACTCAACTGGCGTCGCCTGCTCGGGGATCTCGATACGAGCGACCTCCTCACCTGCCAACTCATAGTTCAAAAGCTGTCCCGCGACCGTCACCACGCCCGCCTGAGGACGCCCAGTCAGGTTTTTCACGTCCACATAAATCGGCCCCTCCAGAGAGGGCGTCAACGCCACTGCGAGTGCGGAGGTCGCGTCGTTGAGCTCTCCGTTTTGTAACGATTGAGTCAAAGAGACCACATCCGCTGCCTCAATGAATAAGGGTGCCGGAGTCAATGGAATGCTAACTCTACCCTGGCTATCAGCAACGGCACTACGAGGATTGCCCATGAAATCAAACAACTCAACGTCTTGGTCAAAGCTCAACTCCATGACTGGTCCCTGTTTTAAACCGTTTTCAACATCGTGATCCACACACCACAGCGCGGCAATCGCACTCCCATCGGGACGTTTAAAACTATAGCCACGAACCCCAGCAGCTGGCTTGATATCCGCCACATACTCAACCTCTGCAAAATGATGCCCCATAGTGTTGGCGGCTTTAGCAAATAGAGTCGGCGCAAAATAGTAATCCAGAAATGGACGACCCACCCAGAGATTGGTACTTTGCACACGCGGCCAATATTTTAAAACAATCGTCCAGACCCGCGCAGCAGTCGCCGCCTGAATAAACTCACGGTTACCAAAATCATAACTCAATTTCCCCGCAGAATAATGGTCATACGCAGGTCCCGCCCCCCATGCAGGAAACAATGTCTCCGGAATGTTAAACATTTCGGTGTAATAGATCGGCGTTTCCTCTCCGTAGCCATAACGTGCCATTTGCTCAATCAAGCGCGCCGTCTCCTCATCCAGATCACTGGTACTCAAGGTCCCTTTATCCGCGCTTCCATATGGATGCACCGCAACAGCATCATACTCAAAACCGTGATCGACAGAGGCCTTTAGATAGCCCTCGATCGCATCGTAACCTCGCAAGCGGTTGTAGCCACTGGTGCCATTAGTTGGAGCAAAGATCGCGTTGGGATTCGCCCGTTTCACCCCACGCCCAGCAGCCGATTGCGCTTTAAAATACTCATCAAAACGACCGTTCCCCACCAATGGGGAACTCTCTTCTTCGTTGCCCATGCTCCATGTATAATACTGCTCTGGATCATACAGTTTCACTTTCTGATAAGCTTCCTCCTCGATCAAAGCCTCCAACTCGGGGCTGACCTCAGTCCAGTATTTAAACTCCTTTAGCTGCTGATGCTGACTGCCATACAAAAACCGTGTGGGTGCAAAATAATTAGCGATACGATATTTCTTCTCCATTGGAGCCCGCACTTCAAAATCCTCAGGTGAAGTGGTGATCCCCCAACTGGTGGACCCAAAGCCCCATTCCATAAACTTACGAGCCAGATCTTCACCTCGTCCTAGTGTTCGTATATGCCCGACAAGTGCCCCAAAGACATCCTTAGTGGCATGGGTATTCGACAGCGGCCTCATCACCGAGAGTCGATAATAATGTGTATAAGGCTCATACCCCTCGACTTGATAGTCCGCCCGAACCACAAAGACCCCCTCCCCCATAGCTTGGGCGTCCAATGGCAAAGGCAGCGTAAGCATTCCCCCCTCAGGCACACTCACACTAAAACTGTCCTCATATATCACCTCGCGAAATGCGTTCTTCAGTGAAATTTCGACCTGTCCAGAGGTGCCTGGCTCCCCCACAAATCGGAATGCTCCCTGGATAGGATTTCCTTTCACGAGATCGTTATCCGGATCACTCGTCAGCAACCAACCATCGAGTGGAGCACTCACAAACTCAGACGCGGTGTCACCCTCTTCCAACTGAAGCCCGTCTAGCAGCGTATTAAAACGCCCTGATAGTATGACCTGAACGCCGGCCCCATCAGCAGTGAAGGTACGGCTGTAGCGCTCCCACTCCGTGCCGATCTGAAACTTTGCATCCGGCGAATCGTTGTCGCCAAACACTAAACCATAGCGCCCCTGAAACTTCCCTCCACGGGCAGCGCTCCCGAGCGCAACATTCAATTCACAAGCTCGATCCGCTTTAGCATAGAAGCTCAAGGTATACGTCTTGCCCACCTCTAACGGCATCGGAAAGCTTCGCAGCGCAGAAGAACGTAACTGTCGATCATTCAGCCTAAGCGCAGTTGGCCCAAATAATCCTGCCGCAACAGCTTCGAATCGCGGTCCCTCTCCTGGCGTATAATAGGCGCCTCCATGCGTCCACTGCCAATGCCGGAGCCCCTGCTCAAAACTGGGGTTAGGCATGAGATTACGCACCGGTGAAGCAGGCACATGAATGCCATCAATCTTCCAGAAATCGTGCCCCATCAAGGGCGCTGGCACATTCGCTTG
The nucleotide sequence above comes from Coraliomargarita algicola. Encoded proteins:
- a CDS encoding carbohydrate binding domain-containing protein — protein: MLVLQSEASDSGSRIGSGFSGQALGSVEVGVRGAPSLPNPVAFARGEEMQRMDARLDISSFPGKGGDAGTQIYEQPVFTVGNKMVCVRKIDGRDLADKEEYVSIYIDGKEVGRFSFWGSYQGNSGYPFEAIEGDPETLEVDKAADLVRYTKPYLTPAGRRALFTYTLRSLGNSQLELAWDLGVSEAEMQASSVPFGVALWFVIDGIVREQEIRFGDEVLEHAPLHELLQGKVSTDVAGDFHYAPGQPAGSYSVLLGGRTGVVTESVFIDDLDRERYGWILRVRNQVAESSGQVVIDLEEGQLPQANVPAPLMGHDFWKIDGIHVPASPVRNLMPNPSFEQGLRHWQWTHGGAYYTPGEGPRFEAVAAGLFGPTALRLNDRQLRSSALRSFPMPLEVGKTYTLSFYAKADRACELNVALGSAARGGKFQGRYGLVFGDNDSPDAKFQIGTEWERYSRTFTADGAGVQVILSGRFNTLLDGLQLEEGDTASEFVSAPLDGWLLTSDPDNDLVKGNPIQGAFRFVGEPGTSGQVEISLKNAFREVIYEDSFSVSVPEGGMLTLPLPLDAQAMGEGVFVVRADYQVEGYEPYTHYYRLSVMRPLSNTHATKDVFGALVGHIRTLGRGEDLARKFMEWGFGSTSWGITTSPEDFEVRAPMEKKYRIANYFAPTRFLYGSQHQQLKEFKYWTEVSPELEALIEEEAYQKVKLYDPEQYYTWSMGNEEESSPLVGNGRFDEYFKAQSAAGRGVKRANPNAIFAPTNGTSGYNRLRGYDAIEGYLKASVDHGFEYDAVAVHPYGSADKGTLSTSDLDEETARLIEQMARYGYGEETPIYYTEMFNIPETLFPAWGAGPAYDHYSAGKLSYDFGNREFIQAATAARVWTIVLKYWPRVQSTNLWVGRPFLDYYFAPTLFAKAANTMGHHFAEVEYVADIKPAAGVRGYSFKRPDGSAIAALWCVDHDVENGLKQGPVMELSFDQDVELFDFMGNPRSAVADSQGRVSIPLTPAPLFIEAADVVSLTQSLQNGELNDATSALAVALTPSLEGPIYVDVKNLTGRPQAGVVTVAGQLLNYELAGEEVARIEIPEQATPVEFGKMYSWRDSYTVQPAKGKGVRGDWDMEYFYVPKTHGMPDWSNGTCN
- a CDS encoding alpha-L-fucosidase, with the protein product MSENTLQLVVPTAAQLEWMDRGIGVIIHLDVQVFEPDYAFREQWGYTPDPAVFNPSELDTDQWIATAKAAGAEYAVLVAKHCSGFSLWPTQAHDYSVQSSPWKDGQGDIVGDFIQSCHKFGLKPGLYCSAATNAYMNVDNPGRVRTGDPEEQANYNRVIELQLSELWGNYGEIFYIWFDGGVLPPEEGGPDIVPLLEQLQPHAVVYQGPHDWYSLTRFTGNERGEAPDPFWNTTHDFTSDDGTVEVDDRGGSPDGARWVCGEADLPNRGQLQAFQGGWFWRDGEERYLYSVDHLVERYFSSIGRNTNLLIGMVVDDRGLVPDAERLQFEQFGTRMRQIFTEPVAKTAGTEYSLSLSLPDGRAPTVLLLSEDIAQGECVRRFEVEALMSGIWTKIWAGTVIGHHRIERFEPIHATELRLNILDRVASPQITEFSAWEVEASLLSGPLDMTQRCQICIQRGASGLVEMSCTNPALSLRYTLDGSEPNAESPIYDAPFALPGGGTVKAKACINHLSQSPTVTAIFGVDRQAWRVVRTSLNSPFPNGGAADVVHLLDDNSKTYWHTYHTDKKLSAPPHEVVLDMGAEREVAAFTFLPRNDGSYSGTPDQYAFYLSVDGHGWTLAAEGIWDDLRENLGMHIVELSQSVLGRYLRFVAKHAVDDADNVIVAGIGIIESKV
- a CDS encoding alpha-L-fucosidase encodes the protein MSLSSTKPHPYGAIPSPRQLQWQSTELMSIVHFSLSTFADKEWGYGEDPASLFNPSALDAGQWVRVAKDAGIQGMILVCKHHDGFCLWPTKTTEYCVRNSPWKEGQGDVVAEVSAACREYGLKFGVYLSPWDRNHAQYGRPEYVAVYHQQLTELLTQYGPLYEVWFDGANGGDGYYGGTNERRSIDSESYYQWDQIKALVRKHQPEACMFGLEDIRYVGNESGVAGETCWATQTFIGHPSAQQSESPSTLGDRHGEWMPAECDFPLRKGWFFHANDWIRQPEKLFDIYCTSVGRGGAMNIGLAPDTRGLLHDDDIVALQGWKALMDQTFGVDLLQSNVTGVSANNVRAGDSQYAASCVLDGEAGTYWACDDDLPHPELVFELDTPITFNLLSIGEFLPLGQRVDAFSVDIWTEGQWQEVGTATSIGNRRLLILKNAQAQKFRIRFTDCAACPAIRAVALYRAPIGLILRGQLSIVRNREGRVTIRSSNSGLTVRYTLDGSEPNRSSLLYTGPFPFTQSGTIKAFGYIENVEGAQIASVSSTFGMDRRGWSVVDVSLDSPFTNDGIAGVEKLLDDDPETYWHTYHADKKKSAPPHDVTLDMGQAVPVKAFTFQPHLTTGIPCAIPDKYEFHLSLDGESWTLAAEGEFGNIKANPEMQLVPLMQPVVARYLRFVALHVIDEGNYVIVAGLGVVEA
- a CDS encoding alpha/beta hydrolase; the protein is MTNNSNATMACPAFPDNMYHGYRRHDFQIGENSITVIEPHAAIPGRRWVWRAEFFGAFPAFNLEMLQRGWWIAYMNVGNTFGCPSAMARFDVFYQEMTEKYGFHKKPILEGLSRGGLYVYNWAAQNPESVGMIYADNPVCDFKSWPGGQGMGPGSKGDWEALLKCYGFESEEEALAWPSNPVDQLAPIIAAGIPLVHSYGDADEVVPYQENTQVIAERAEALGAQVQLYRKPGCRHHPHGPEDPVAFSDWVLANVLN
- a CDS encoding SGNH/GDSL hydrolase family protein — its product is MNIIKKLTLTTLFLAALNGLLAKELQPGEKMAILSGQSFETWGWGPSGYIRLVVEELGKTGVSGAVSICLENWKTSQMLAALDSEVIAKKPAAVLIIPGTRDYNVFKGEQVEESFKQNLSAVIEKLQTAQISMVLVTSYAKNSKPSERRNENTLAHNNAIRELAQTYQVALIDFVELLHSSDTVVPLDGSLAARILINQMLAAEVLRALDMSDEAIAAAKESWLDIPGVQFPPSLSVNTYERLKLAAKASGMDPADYITELLHNCVN
- a CDS encoding GDSL-type esterase/lipase family protein, whose translation is MKIKIYIILCSMWTLATCLARGNVVIKDGDSIAFLGDSLTQLGYAHQPNGYLHLVIEGLEHAGVQATAIPAGVGGHTTRDMLQRLDRDVISKHPTWMTLNSGINDSPRMDLAEFSANIAEIVDRSTAAGIKVILITTTIGSGENLDSPETAKRKTFAEAFKQLGQERGLIVVDMNTVMARELRKRQFEGIQGLKLTYDGTHLNGLGNQIMAAEILRALGVAESDLAELRAKWNDYPFAVAQPKISLRDYAKMKLLAEENGLSVEAQVSKVLTDLAATGDLPMPSDEPSKTVKLKVMQDWDDSSTNDIKLIELLEKYNAKATFNIIPRTERGYGIVKKINPAKGASFSFVPRDTEGGFEFEYLRTDEMKAIYQGFTLAAHCNFANDDSPRSVESRQRALTETMRWIREDFGQEHVGYVYPGGNYNQTVLEAVRDAGYLYARTTRSVEGALPLDTPMELATSCKWDSSQFWQRYEAAKREGGVFYFWGHSCEMGDDPDTWDKLERIYARIAADPDAEWIDPVDLFIPSESSL
- a CDS encoding sugar-binding protein — encoded protein: MNNRVVSKNYKGELPAGDQSARFRVAWDEENLYLRVEVEDDRFLVSPELWERPKAENSLWVHDGALEVYFDTGADGRTNLEKTFDDDDYRYDFSISKTGESGPGQVNRFREVYHQLADGIHMPTKAEVAEKVVSDFQRTETGYTYTITFGQRYLEPLMLRKGFTSGFALYLHDNDEPMLGYCPKGLSLATQAGAACDYHPELWPLMILSE